GCCGACTGCTACGCTGCCCAGCATGGGCAAACTCGTGCGTGACCGCATCCCGGAACTGTTCGGCGGCCAGACCCGCCTCCTGACGGAGGGCGAGTACCGCGCCGCGCTGCGCGCCAAGCTGGAGGAGGAGGTCGCGGAGTACCTCGACTCCGGCGACCCCGAGGAACTGGCCGATGTGCTGGAGGTTGTGCGCGCCCTGGCCGCCCTGCACGGCCTGACCCCCGAGGATCTGGAGGTCCTGCGCCGCGCGAAAGCGGACGCGCGGGGCGGCCTTGCGGGCCGGATCTGGTGGACACCAGCCTAACGCCCGTTAGGGAGGGCGCGCTATGCTGCGCCCATGCAAAAAGCAGTGATCGTCGCGGCCAGCCGCACACCCACCGGGAAGTTCCTGGGCAGCCTGGAGAGCGTCAGCGCCGTGGACCTGGGCGCCACCACCCTGCGCGAAACCCTGCGCCGCAGCGGCCTGGACGCCGCCCTGATCGAGGAAGTCATCATGGGACAGGTCGTGCAGGCCGGCAGCGGGCAGAACCCCGCCCGGCAGGCCGCCCTGAAAGCCGGACTGACGAACGAGGTCGGGGCACTCACCATCAACAAGGTGTGCGGCAGTGGCCTGAAAGCCGTCATCCTGGCCGCGCAGAGCATCCGCGCCGGGGATCAGCACGCCGTCCTCGCCGGGGGCATGGAATCCATGAGCAACGCCCCGCACCTGCTGCCCGGCGCGCGCAAAGGCTACCGCCTGGGCCACGCGCAGGTGCTCGACGCGAACACCCACGACGGCCTGTGGTGCTCGATAGGCGACGAGGGCATGGGCCTGACCGGCGAACGAGTCGCCGAGAAGTACGCCATCACCCGCGAGGAACAGGACGCCTACGCCACCCAGAGCCACCGCCGCGCCATCGCCGCGCAGCAGGAGGGCCGCTTCACCGACGAGATCGTCCCCGTCACGGTGAAAGGCCGCAAGGGCGACACCGTCGTGGACACCGATGAAGGCCCCCGCGCCGACACCAGCGAGGAAACCCTGGGCCGCCTGAAACCCGCCTTCAAGAAGGACGGCTCGGTGACCGCCGGGAACGCCCCCGGCCTGAACGACGGCGCCGCCAGCCTGATGGTCGTCAGCGCCGACTTCGCCCAGGCGCACGGCCTGACCCCCCTCGCCGAGATCATCGACTACGCCACCGGCGGCCTCGCCCCCGAATGGGTTATGATGACGCCCGTCCCCGCCACGCAGAAACTCCTGGGCAAACTCGGCATGAGCGCCAGTGACGTGGACGTCTGGGAACTGAACGAGGCGTTCAGCGTCCAGAGCCTCGCCGTCGCCCGCGAACTCGGCCTGGACCCCGCCCGCGTCAACGTGAACGGCGGCGCCGTCGCCCTCGGCCACCCCATCGGCGCCTCCGGCGCCCGCATCCTCGTGACCCTCCTGCACGCCCTGAAGCAGCAGAACAAGGAAACGGGCATCGCCACCCTGTGCATGGGCGGCGGCAACGGCCTCGCCCTGGCCGTCAAGCGGGTAGGCTGAGCACCATGACGACTCTGTGGATCATCGAGAGCACCTACCTCAAACCCACCGACGAGATCGCCAGGGTCACGCCCGCCCACCGCGAATGGCTCGACCAGCACTACCGCAGCGGCGTGTTCCTCACCAGTGGCCGCAAGGTCGACAACACCGGCGGCGTGATCGTCGCACAGGCCGACACCCTGCAGGAACTCGTGGACCTGTTCGACTACGACCCCTTCGTCCAGGCAGGCTGCTCACGCTACAAGTACACCGCCTTCAACCCTGTCAAACGCGGCCGGGCTGTACAGATCGAGGGTGTCCCCCTCGTCGAGTAGTGGCAGTTTTTATTTCGACGGAGAGTAATGACATCTCCATCGCCAACATCGTTTTCGAGAGTCTCCGCGACGAGGTGGTGGCACACGGCGAGGACGCTGCCCTCAATTTCATTCTGGAAGAGGCGCAGTTGTCATATCTGCTGGAACTCGACACGTTAACCTCCGAGCAGCTTGTGGCCGTTGCTGCTGGGGTGACGCGTCTTCTGGGGAAGGCCGAGACGGAGGGAGCCGCGCCAGAACTACTGGAGCAGCTGACACGCGTCAAGGAATTCATCCTGACGCAGGGAGTAAATCTATGAAATTCGGAGTGATCGGAGCTGGACAGATGGGCGGCGGCATCGCGCAGGTCGCCGCGCAGAGTGGATTTACCGTGGTCGTGCAGGACGTGAAGCAGGAGTTCCTGGACCGGGGCCGCGCCGTGATCGAGAAATCGCTGGCGAAACTGCACGAGAAGGGCCGCCTGACGGACGCGCCGGACGTGATCCTGGGCCGCATGGAGTTCACGACGGACCTGAACGCCTTCGCGGACTGCGATCTGGTCGTGGAGGCCATCGTGGAGAACGAACAGGTGAAGGCCGACCTGTTCCGGCAGCTGGGGCAGATCGTGAAGCCGCATGGGGTGCTGGCGAGCAACACCAGCTCCATTCCGATCACGGCGCTCGCGAGTGCGTCGGGCCGCCCCGAGCGGTTCATCGGGATGCACTTCATGAACCCGGTGCCGCTCATGCAACTGGTGGAGGTCATCCGTGGCTACAGCACCAGCGATGAAACGGCACAGTTCGTCACGCAGACCGCCGAGCGGATGGGGAAGACCCCACTCGCCTGCAACGACTTCCCCGGCTTCGTGAGCAACCGCATCCTGATGCCCATGCTGAACGAGGCCATCCAGTGCGTCATGGAAGGCGTCGCCGAACCCGAGGCGATTGACGGGATCATGAAACTCGGCATGAATCACCCCATGGGCCCCCTGACGCTGGCGGACTTCATCGGGCTGGACACCTGCCTCGCCATCATGGAAGTGCTGCACAAGGGGCTGGGCGACGACAAGTACCGCTCCAGCCCGCTGCTGCGCAAGATGGTGCAGGCCGGCCTGCTGGGCCGCAAGAGCGGACAGGGCTTCTACACGTACTGACGACCCACTGAATGGAGCCTCAGGCCAGCAGGGGACGCAGGCCACCCGCGCGGCCAGAATGTTAACTTGATCAGGTCCCACCCCCTGACCGCGCCCCGCCACGGCGTTCCCCGCCGTTCCCAGTCCCGCTGCACCCCTGACCCCTGGAGTCCGCATGTTCAAACGCAACTGGTTGACCCTCACCGCCGCCGCCCTGTCCCTGACCGCCATCACTCTGCCCAGCACCGCCAGCGCCGCCGACGTCACCCTGGGTCTGAACAGCAGCCTGGGGCTGGGCTGCCAGGTGGCGGGCGTGCGCGCTGGCCTCCGCTCGGACCGCATCGGTCTGTACGGGCAGGGTTCCTTCTGCTCCAGCAACATCCAGGGGCAGTCCGGCACGGCGTCCTTCGGTCTGGGCGTCTCGGTGGATCTGTTCCGCACCGGGAATTTCACGACGTACGCCCTGGCCGGCCTGGACACCATCCGGAACAACGTCGCGTTCCAGGGCGGTGTGGGCGCACGCTACGGACTGGCCCTGGTCCCGGTCGAGGCGTACTTCGAGGCGGGCGTGCAGCGCATCAACACCCCGTTGCAGGCCATCATCGGTCCCCGCGTGGCGCTGGGGGTCAATTACCGCGTGAACGTCGAGAACCTGCAGGGCAGCTTCCCCATCCCTTCGGAGGGAAGTGCCAGCAGCACCCAGGACGCCGCGCCGGCCGCCTGTGAACTGACGCCCGAGTCGGACCGGGCTAACGCCAGAAGCGCGGCGATCAGTGCCGCCAACGAGTCCATCTCGGCGGCGCTGGGTGCCTACTCGGCGGTGTACTCCAACGTGAGCTTCTCCGTCAGTGCCGGCGAGGCCAGCGTCGGCGGGAACCGCGCCCAGGTTTCGGGCAGCGTGACCCTGTCCGGCACGCAGAACAGCAACGGTCAGCAGGTCAGCGGCACGTACGGTGGCACGATCAACCTCGTGCGCTCCGGGTGCGGCTGGGCGGCCACCGGTTACACCCGCAACGACTGATACGGACTCCGATTGAACGGCTTACAAGGCCGTTCAATCCGAGCGGATGCGAGTGGGAGCGGGGCGGGTTCCGGACGTGGAGCCGGCAATCCGGTGAAGTTCCGGATTGTCAGCGAAACA
The DNA window shown above is from Deinococcus sp. LM3 and carries:
- a CDS encoding nucleoside triphosphate pyrophosphohydrolase; its protein translation is MGKLVRDRIPELFGGQTRLLTEGEYRAALRAKLEEEVAEYLDSGDPEELADVLEVVRALAALHGLTPEDLEVLRRAKADARGGLAGRIWWTPA
- a CDS encoding acetyl-CoA C-acetyltransferase, which encodes MQKAVIVAASRTPTGKFLGSLESVSAVDLGATTLRETLRRSGLDAALIEEVIMGQVVQAGSGQNPARQAALKAGLTNEVGALTINKVCGSGLKAVILAAQSIRAGDQHAVLAGGMESMSNAPHLLPGARKGYRLGHAQVLDANTHDGLWCSIGDEGMGLTGERVAEKYAITREEQDAYATQSHRRAIAAQQEGRFTDEIVPVTVKGRKGDTVVDTDEGPRADTSEETLGRLKPAFKKDGSVTAGNAPGLNDGAASLMVVSADFAQAHGLTPLAEIIDYATGGLAPEWVMMTPVPATQKLLGKLGMSASDVDVWELNEAFSVQSLAVARELGLDPARVNVNGGAVALGHPIGASGARILVTLLHALKQQNKETGIATLCMGGGNGLALAVKRVG
- a CDS encoding YciI family protein, with product MTTLWIIESTYLKPTDEIARVTPAHREWLDQHYRSGVFLTSGRKVDNTGGVIVAQADTLQELVDLFDYDPFVQAGCSRYKYTAFNPVKRGRAVQIEGVPLVE
- a CDS encoding 3-hydroxybutyryl-CoA dehydrogenase, with amino-acid sequence MKFGVIGAGQMGGGIAQVAAQSGFTVVVQDVKQEFLDRGRAVIEKSLAKLHEKGRLTDAPDVILGRMEFTTDLNAFADCDLVVEAIVENEQVKADLFRQLGQIVKPHGVLASNTSSIPITALASASGRPERFIGMHFMNPVPLMQLVEVIRGYSTSDETAQFVTQTAERMGKTPLACNDFPGFVSNRILMPMLNEAIQCVMEGVAEPEAIDGIMKLGMNHPMGPLTLADFIGLDTCLAIMEVLHKGLGDDKYRSSPLLRKMVQAGLLGRKSGQGFYTY